A genome region from Chengkuizengella sp. SCS-71B includes the following:
- the cls gene encoding cardiolipin synthase, giving the protein MYIITLLFQLVIILNMFFVVIVIFRERRDVGSSWAWLLVLIFIPLLGFVLYLLFGQNLRRYHLFQWEGRKKVRSEKILGTQLVQLRNRQFQFHNQVIKDNSDLIYMHLVNGVVLTEDNSVGLFTDGQEKFDMLFKDIEGAKNHIHLQYYIIKNDQLGKKLIEVLAKKAKEGVQVRVLYDDLGSRRLTKRFFKKLRESGGVVEAFFPSRFRLINLRINYRNHRKVVIIDGKIGYVGGFNVGNEYLGKNQKFGYWRDTHLRIQGTAVHSLQTRFILDWNQASHSQNIIYKSEYFPEVTFQGNVGIQIVSSGPDSEWEHIKNGFIKMISLAKKSILIQTPYFIPDTSLLDSLRIACFSGVEVKIMIPNKPDHICVYWATLSYIGELLKAGANVYIYDNGFIHAKTIIIDEKISSVGTANIDVRSFKLDFEVNAFLYDEGFAHRLTNTFQKDVKVSRQLTLNEYAQFPLRIRFKESIARLLSPLL; this is encoded by the coding sequence ATGTATATTATTACCTTATTGTTTCAATTAGTTATTATATTAAATATGTTTTTTGTGGTTATTGTTATATTTCGGGAAAGACGAGATGTTGGTTCCTCATGGGCTTGGTTATTAGTTTTAATATTTATACCTTTGCTCGGATTTGTCTTATATCTTCTTTTCGGACAAAACCTTAGGCGTTATCACCTCTTTCAATGGGAGGGTCGAAAAAAGGTTAGAAGTGAAAAAATATTAGGGACTCAATTGGTCCAACTTAGAAATCGTCAATTCCAATTTCACAATCAAGTAATAAAAGATAATAGTGATTTAATATACATGCATTTAGTTAATGGTGTTGTCTTAACTGAAGATAATTCGGTTGGATTGTTTACCGATGGTCAAGAAAAGTTTGACATGTTATTTAAAGATATCGAAGGGGCAAAAAACCATATTCATCTACAATACTATATAATTAAAAACGATCAACTCGGTAAAAAACTCATAGAAGTTTTAGCAAAAAAAGCAAAAGAAGGGGTTCAAGTACGGGTTTTATATGACGATTTAGGCTCAAGAAGATTAACCAAACGATTTTTTAAAAAACTTCGTGAATCTGGTGGTGTTGTAGAAGCGTTTTTTCCTTCTAGATTCCGTCTCATCAATCTGCGGATAAACTATCGGAATCACCGAAAGGTAGTCATTATTGACGGAAAAATAGGTTATGTTGGTGGCTTTAACGTGGGGAACGAATATCTTGGCAAAAATCAAAAGTTTGGATACTGGCGAGATACACATTTAAGGATACAAGGTACAGCTGTTCATTCGCTTCAAACTCGTTTTATTCTTGATTGGAATCAGGCATCCCATTCTCAAAATATTATCTATAAATCTGAATACTTCCCAGAAGTTACTTTTCAAGGAAATGTCGGAATTCAAATCGTCTCAAGTGGTCCTGATTCTGAATGGGAGCATATTAAAAATGGGTTTATAAAAATGATCTCATTAGCAAAAAAATCCATTTTAATCCAGACGCCTTATTTTATTCCAGATACTAGTTTGTTGGATTCGCTTCGAATAGCATGTTTTTCTGGTGTCGAGGTTAAAATTATGATTCCTAATAAACCAGATCACATTTGTGTATATTGGGCAACTCTTTCCTATATTGGTGAATTACTTAAAGCTGGAGCAAATGTCTATATATACGACAATGGTTTTATTCATGCTAAAACTATCATTATCGATGAAAAAATATCATCCGTTGGAACAGCGAATATAGATGTAAGAAGTTTCAAATTAGATTTTGAGGTTAATGCTTTTCTTTATGATGAAGGATTTGCTCACAGACTGACAAACACATTTCAAAAGGATGTAAAAGTATCTAGACAACTCACTCTTAACGAGTATGCCCAATTTCCATTGAGGATAAGATTTAAAGAGTCGATAGCCAGATTATTATCTCCTCTGTTATAG
- a CDS encoding peptidase G2 autoproteolytic cleavage domain-containing protein — protein sequence MDRKNCNRKAPGDCATAFGRNTIASGDDALAEGRSTVSDGDASHAEGRKTMADGDASHTEGVGTQASGVASHTEGRNSTASGDASHAEGRNNLAQGDNSHTEGVGTQAIGIASHTEGVSSKAKGLQSHAEGDCTTASGSSSHAEGTKTNAQGEASHSEGRNTEATGDNAHAQNRDTVAQGDNSTAEGLGSVARGLNSHAEGFITQADGENAHAEGRNTKATGLNSHAEGRDTLTQGDNSHAEGEGAFSIGMGAHAEGTDTVASGDQAHAEGSLTDAFGFWSHAEGRRTATGGSSAHAEGAETFAERNAHAEGDSTMALADRSHAGGFATVAEGTQSHAEGTITRALGEMSHCEGLRTRAEGDASHAEGSRGESTGDHSHAEGNATRAVGINSHAEGRLTETTGNNSHAEGSNTRATGINSHAEGSNTRTAILGSHAEGCNTQALQRCSHAEGSETTALGRPSHAEGCNTNATGLCSHAEGDGTNTNSRVNAFIMGRSGSAVEDNSWHLVNGTLMALISGNTGDACFAGQVTSGRGCDFAELFETLDGKPIDYGYFVTTEGDKIRKATDKDNYILGVTSAFPAVLGGSGYQWNKRCLTDKWGQVLYEEVTIPAEKDENGKIISPERIEKRQKLNPEYDPDKQYIPRSERPEWVAVGLTGQLLVRDDGTSEVNGFCKPNADGIATTAQSGYRVLKRTDEDQILIIVSNLAC from the coding sequence ATGGATAGGAAAAATTGTAATCGAAAAGCCCCAGGGGATTGCGCTACAGCATTTGGACGGAATACGATAGCCAGTGGTGACGACGCTCTTGCTGAAGGTAGAAGTACGGTATCAGATGGGGATGCTTCTCATGCGGAAGGAAGAAAAACAATGGCCGATGGGGATGCTTCTCATACGGAAGGAGTAGGAACACAGGCATCGGGAGTAGCCTCCCATACGGAAGGCAGAAACAGCACAGCTAGCGGAGACGCTTCTCATGCAGAAGGCAGAAACAATCTAGCCCAAGGAGATAACTCCCATACGGAAGGAGTAGGAACGCAGGCGATAGGAATAGCTTCCCATACGGAAGGAGTAAGCTCAAAAGCGAAGGGACTGCAATCCCATGCCGAAGGAGATTGTACAACGGCATCGGGAAGCTCCTCCCACGCCGAAGGAACTAAAACGAATGCACAAGGTGAAGCTTCTCATTCAGAAGGGAGAAATACGGAAGCTACAGGAGACAATGCCCATGCCCAAAATCGAGATACCGTAGCCCAAGGAGACAATTCGACCGCTGAAGGCTTAGGTTCCGTTGCTAGAGGATTGAACAGCCATGCGGAAGGATTTATTACACAGGCAGATGGAGAAAATGCACATGCAGAAGGGCGGAACACGAAAGCGACAGGACTTAATTCTCATGCGGAAGGAAGAGACACTCTTACCCAAGGAGATAACTCCCATGCGGAAGGAGAAGGAGCATTTTCTATTGGTATGGGTGCTCATGCAGAGGGAACAGATACAGTTGCTTCTGGTGATCAGGCTCATGCGGAAGGAAGTTTAACAGATGCCTTTGGTTTTTGGTCTCATGCGGAAGGAAGGAGAACGGCTACCGGAGGATCATCAGCCCATGCCGAAGGTGCTGAAACGTTTGCAGAAAGAAACGCTCATGCCGAAGGAGATAGTACGATGGCGTTGGCAGATAGGTCCCATGCTGGGGGTTTTGCTACGGTTGCAGAAGGAACACAATCTCATGCCGAAGGTACAATTACGAGAGCATTAGGTGAGATGTCCCATTGCGAAGGCCTCAGAACAAGAGCCGAAGGGGATGCTTCTCATGCGGAAGGATCACGTGGGGAATCTACGGGAGACCATTCTCACGCCGAAGGGAATGCGACAAGAGCCGTAGGGATTAATTCTCATGCGGAAGGAAGGTTAACAGAAACGACAGGGAATAACTCCCATGCGGAAGGAAGCAATACGAGAGCCACAGGGATTAATTCTCATGCGGAAGGAAGCAATACGAGAACCGCAATATTAGGCTCTCATGCGGAAGGTTGTAATACGCAAGCTTTACAACGTTGTTCTCACGCTGAAGGGAGTGAGACAACAGCCTTAGGTAGGCCTTCTCATGCGGAAGGCTGTAATACGAATGCTACGGGTCTATGCTCTCATGCGGAAGGAGATGGTACTAATACAAATAGTAGAGTGAATGCGTTTATTATGGGACGCTCAGGTTCAGCGGTTGAAGATAACTCTTGGCATTTAGTGAATGGAACATTGATGGCTCTTATAAGCGGGAATACAGGGGATGCTTGCTTTGCTGGGCAAGTTACTTCTGGTAGAGGATGTGATTTCGCTGAATTGTTTGAAACGTTGGATGGCAAACCCATCGATTACGGATATTTTGTCACAACAGAAGGGGATAAAATAAGAAAAGCAACCGATAAAGATAATTATATCTTAGGTGTAACAAGTGCCTTCCCTGCTGTTTTAGGAGGTTCCGGTTATCAATGGAATAAGCGATGCCTGACGGATAAGTGGGGTCAGGTATTATATGAAGAAGTCACCATCCCAGCGGAAAAAGATGAGAACGGCAAAATTATTTCGCCTGAGCGAATTGAAAAAAGACAAAAGCTAAATCCAGAATATGATCCTGATAAACAGTATATTCCAAGATCAGAAAGACCTGAATGGGTAGCTGTTGGATTAACGGGACAATTATTAGTAAGAGACGATGGAACAAGTGAAGTGAATGGGTTTTGCAAACCTAACGCTGATGGAATTGCTACAACAGCTCAAAGTGGTTATAGAGTGTTAAAACGGACAGATGAAGATCAAATTTTAATTATTGTATCAAATCTTGCATGTTGA
- a CDS encoding peptidase G2 autoproteolytic cleavage domain-containing protein, whose translation MGRSGQAIEDNSWHLVNGTLMALINGNTGDACFAGQITSGRGCDFAELFETLDGNPIDVGYFVTTEGDKIKKATDKDNYILGVTSGFPAVLGGSGYEWNKRYLTGKWGQALYEEVTIPAEKDENGKIISPERIEKRQKLNPEYDPDKQYIPRSERPEWVAVGLTGQLLVRDDGTSEVNGFCRPNADGIATIAQSGYRVLKRTDEDQILIIVANPMQIKNDSKGEVRNGK comes from the coding sequence ATGGGGCGTTCAGGTCAAGCAATTGAAGATAACTCTTGGCATTTAGTCAATGGAACATTGATGGCTCTGATTAACGGAAATACAGGGGATGCTTGCTTTGCTGGGCAAATTACTTCCGGTAGAGGGTGTGATTTTGCTGAATTGTTTGAAACGTTGGATGGCAACCCCATTGATGTCGGATATTTTGTCACAACAGAAGGGGACAAAATAAAGAAAGCAACAGATAAAGATAATTATATTTTAGGTGTAACAAGTGGCTTCCCTGCTGTCTTAGGAGGTTCCGGTTATGAATGGAATAAGCGATATTTGACGGGGAAGTGGGGTCAGGCACTATATGAAGAAGTCACCATCCCAGCGGAAAAAGATGAGAACGGCAAAATTATTTCGCCTGAGCGAATTGAAAAAAGACAAAAGTTAAATCCAGAATATGATCCTGATAAACAGTATATTCCAAGATCAGAAAGACCTGAATGGGTAGCTGTTGGATTAACGGGGCAATTATTAGTAAGAGACGATGGAACAAGTGAAGTGAATGGGTTTTGCAGACCTAACGCTGATGGAATTGCTACAATAGCTCAAAGTGGGTATAGAGTATTAAAACGGACAGATGAAGATCAAATTTTAATTATTGTAGCAAATCCTATGCAAATTAAAAACGATTCAAAAGGAGAGGTGCGTAATGGAAAATAA